Genomic window (Pseudomonas xantholysinigenes):
ACGGGTGGTGAAGACCTTGAGGGTGCCTTCATGGCCGATGCTGGCCTGGTCGAACGGGAACTGCACTTCCATGCCGCGCGACTTGCCGATCCAGTTGCGCTGCATGGTCTTGACTTGCTCAGGCCAGCCTGGCAGCTCGTCGAGGCTTTCCAGCAGCTCGTCGGCGTAGTCGGTGATGCGGAAGTAGTACATCGGGATTTCGCGCTTCTCGATCAGCGCGCCCGAACGCCAGCCACGGCCGTCGATGACCTGTTCGTTGGCCAGTACGGTCTGGTCCGCCGGATCCCAGTTCACGGTGCCGTTCTTGCGGTAGATGATGCCTTTCTCGAACAGGCGGGTGAACAGCCATTGTTCCCAGCGGTAGTAGTCCGGCTTGCAGGTGGTGACTTCACGCGACCAGTCGATGGCCAGGCCCAGGCTCTTGAGCTGGGTCTTCATGTAGTCGATGTTCTCGTAGGTCCACTTGGCCGGGGCGACGTTGTTCTTCATCGCGGCGTTTTCCGCCGGCATGCCGAAGGCGTCCCAGCCCATCGGCTGCAGCACGTTCTTGCCCAGCATGCGCTGGTAGCGGGCAATCACGTCACCGATGGTGTAGTTGCGCACGTGCCCCATGTGTAGCTTGCCGCTCGGGTACGGGAACATCGACAGGCAGTAGTAGGTGTCCTTGCCTGGCTGTTCGGTAACAGCGAACGATTGTTGCTCGTCCCAGTAGGTCTGGGCGGCGGCTTCGATATCACGGGGTGTGTATAGTTCGTGCATGGCTACTTTGTATTAAGGGATAAGAGACATGTTCCAGGCAGCGCGACCTCGCTGCGTCCGGCACTCCGGTGTCGTGTAAGAGTGAACGCCGTAGCATACATGAGCGCCGCGCGTCGTGGGAAACCCAGTTTGCATCGGTGGGCGCGCGGGCCGTTGGTCGCGGCGCCGGGTCGCTTTTGCGAGTGACGCTAAGCTCATTTGTGGGGGGGAGATATTCTTACCTTCAATGAGGTGAACGGATGGGAGAGTCGCAGCTAACCACAAGCACACCGGAGCTTTACGAGCGCCTGATCGACCGCCTGGGCCTGGCATTGGAAGTGGCCAGGACCTCGGTCAGATTGCGCGACGAGATGCCCGCCGAACTGGAGTTGCGTGGCCTGAGCCATGCCGAGTTCGAAGTGATCAAGGCCTACCTGGAAACCCTTCCAGAGGGCCGTTTTGCCAGCGCCGGCGCTTATCCGCAGCCGCAACCGTCTTCGGCCAGAATCGTCTGGCTCAAGGACCGCAAGCGTTCCGCCGCCGCAGCAAGCGCGCGGACGCTGCCGTCCCGATAATCGATCAGGGTTGTGTCAGCAGTTAACCAATCGTCGGTACTACACATTTACCTACATCGATCGGCGCCGGTTGCCCTTGAGGCCCGGTGCCGATCCTCTTAGGCTGCATGCCTTCCACGGAGGTGTGCATGCCGCTTCGCTTTTTCCTCAAACAATGGCTGATGCCACCGGGCATCCTGTTCCTGTTGCTGCTGGCCGCCTGGTGGTTGCGCCTGCGTCGCCCTGGCTTGGCGGCAGCCTGTTTTGTCCTTGGGCTCGGCGGCTTGTGGTTGATGAGCCTGCCGTTGGTGGTGCAGCAGGCCGCGCGCCTGCTGGAGGGCGAGCCGCCGTTGCCCGAGGAGAGCTGGGCGACGCTGGCCAGCCGGGCCGATGCCATCGTGGTGCTGGGGGCGGGGCGCGAGCGGGGCGATCCGGCCTGGGGCGGTGCCGACCAGCCGAGCTACCTGGCACTGGAGCGCATGCGTTATGCCGCCCAACTGGCCAAGGTGTCGGGGTTGCCGGTGCTGACCAGCGGTGGCTTGCACTATGGCGCGCCGCCAAGCGAGGCACGCTTGATGGCCGAGCGCATGCAGGTCGACTTCGGTGTAAGGGTTACCTGGGAGGAAACGGCTAGCCGGACCACCTGGGAGAACGCCCAATTCAGTGCCCAGGTGCTGCAACCCTTGGGTATCAAGCGCGTGGTGGTGGTGACCCAGGCCTGGCACATGCGCCGTTCGCGCTGGAGCTTCGAGCAGGCCGGGTTCGAAGTGGTGCCCGCGCCCGTGGGCTTCCTGGGGCGTGATCATGGGCGTCCGTTCGCCGGGCTGCTGCCGGAAAGCCGGGCCGTCTGGCAGAGTGGCTTGCTGCTGAACGAGGCGCTGGGTTTGCTGGGGTATCGGCTGTTCTATTGATGTCCAACGCACACGCCCCCCAGTAGGAGCGGCCTTGTGCCGCGAAAAGGCCGCAAAGCGGCCTCGCGATCTGTGCCTGTACGCGAATTCCCCGGGGCTGCTTCGCAGCCCTTTCGCGGCACAAGGCCGCTCCTACAGGGGGGCGTCGCTCAGACGGTCCTGGCGATCCGCCCGGCCAGCAACGCCCAGCCCAGCAGCAGCACACAGACGATTGCCAGCGGCCACGAGCGCCACTGCAGGTAGGGCGTCAGCTGCTGCATCGGCACCACTTCGCCATACAGCACGGCACGCTGGAACTGTGGAATCTGCGCGGTGATCCTGCCGAACGGGTCGATCAGCGCGGTCACGCCGTTGTTGGTGGCGCGGATCATCCAGCGTCCAGCCTCCAGCGCGCGCATCTGCGCCATCTGCAGGTGTTGCAGCGGGCCGATCGAGGTGCCGAACCAGGTGTCGTTGCTGATGGTCAGCAACAGGTCGCTGCGCGCGGCAAGGCCTGCGGCGAACTCGGGGTAGACCACTTCGTAGCAGATGTACGGGGCGACCTGGTAGCCCTTGGCCTGCAGCAGCGGCTGGTCCTCGGGGCCGCGGGCGAAGTCTGACATCGGCAGGTTGAAGAACTCGATCAGGCCGCGCAGCATGTCTTGCAGCGGCACGTACTCGCCGAACGGCACCAGTTTCTGCTTGAGGTAGGTGCCGTCGCCTTCACCGGTCACGGTGATGCCGTTGAAGTAGCGGCGCTGCTGATGCACGACCTGGCGTACCGGCACGCCGGTGATCAGCGCCGAATGCCGTTCGGCGGCAAAGGCGCCCATCATGTCGATGTAGCCTTGGGCTTGGTCCTTGAGCACTGGCACGGCGGTTTCCGGCCACACCAGCAGGTCGACCGGTTTGGAGCTGAAACTCATGTCACGGTACAGCGCCAACTGTGCGTTGACGTGCGCCGGATCCCATTTCAGGTCTTGTTCGACGTTGCCCTGCAGGGCGGCGACTTTCAGTGGATCGCCGGCGGGCGTGGTCCAGGCGTGATCCTTCAGGGCCAGGCCGACAACCCAGGGCGCCAGCAGCAACAGCACGCCGACGGCCAGGAACGCGCGTCGCTCGCGCAGGCGGTACAGGTTGCACAGCAGGGCGGCGGTCAATGCCAGGGAGAACGACACCAGCCATACGCCGCCCAATGGGGCGAGCCCGGCAAGGGGGCCATCGAGCTGGCTGTAGCCGGCATAGAGCCAGGGGAAACCGGTCAGGAACCAGCCACGGAATGCCTCCTGCAGCAGCCACAGGGCGGCGAAGCTCAAGGCGTCGGCCAGTGGCGCCTCGTCGCGGCGCAACCAGCGTGCCCAGAGCCAGGCAGGCAGGGCGAAGAACAACGCCAGGCAGGCGAAGAACGCCAGCAGCAGCAGGATCGCCAGCAGCGGCGAGGCGCCGCCGTAGGTGTTCATGCTGACGTAGATCCACCAGGTGCCGGCGCCATACAGGCCGAAGCCGAAGCACCAGCCGCGGGCCAGGGCCTGGCGCGGGGTCAGCGTGCGCAGGCCGGCATAGAACAGGGCGATGGACAGCAGCGCCAGCGGCCAGATGTCGAACGGCGCCAGGGCCAGGAGGGTGGAAGCGCCGGCCGCCATGGCCAGCAGGTTACCGGGCCAGCCGGGGCGGGTGATCCAGCGCATGGTGTTCCTTAACGGTTGATCGGGGTCAGGCGCAGCAAGTGTATCCGCCGGCTGTCGGCGTTGAGAATACGGAAGCGGTAGCCGCCGATCTCGGTGGTTTCGTTGCGTTTGGGCAGGTGGCCGAAGGCGCTCATCACCAGGCCGCCGACAGTGTCGAACTCGTCATCGGAGAACTCGCTGTCGAAGAAGCCGTTGAAGTTCTCGATCGGCGTCAGGGCCTTGACCAGGAAGTCGCCGCTGGGCAGTGGCTTGATGTAGCTGTCTTCCTCGACATCGTGCTCGTCCTCGATGTCGCCGACGATCTGCTCGAGCACGTCCTCGATGGTCACCAGGCCCGCTACGCCGCCGTATTCGTCAATGACCACCGCCATGTGGTTGTGGTTGGCGCGGAATTCGCGCAGCAGCACGTTCAGGCGCTTGGACTCGGGCACGAAGGTGGCCGGGCGCAGCAGATCCTTGATGTTGAAGCTGTCGCCGTTCTCCTTGAGGATCAGCGGCAGCAGGTCCTTGGCGAGCAGAATACCGAGCACATCGTCGTGGCTCTCGCCGATCACCGGGTAGCGCGAGTGCGCGGCGTCGATCACCGCCGGCAGGAATTCGCGTGGCGATTGGCTGGCCTTGATGCTGATCATCTGCGAGCGCGGCACCATGATGTCGCGCACCTGCAGGTCGGCGACCTGGATGGCGCCTTCGACGATGGTCAGCGCTTCGCTGTCGAGCAGCTTGTTCTGATGGGCTTCGCGCAGCAGCTCAAGGAGCTCCTGGCGGTTTTTCGGCTCATGGGCAAAAGCCTGGGTCAGCTTACCCAGCCAGGACTTCTGCCCGTTGCTCGATCGATCTTCGCTCATGGCGGTTACTCGTGATCCTTGCGTGTTCAGTGTGTGAGTGATTCGGTTTCGTCGTCGGCGTATGGGTCGGGGTGACCCAGTTCGGCCAGCAATTCTCGTTCCAGCGCTTCCATCTCCTCGGCTTCCTCATCCTCGATGTGGTCGTAGCCGAGCAGGTGCAGGCAGCCATGGATAACCAGGTGCGCCCAGTGCGCCTCAAGGGCCTTGCCCTGTTCGGCGGCTTCGCGCTCGACTACCGGCACGCAGATCACCAGGTCGCCCAGCAGCGGAATGTCGAGCAGTTCGTCGGGCACGTCGGCGGGGAAGGACAGCACGTTGGTGGCGTAGTCCTTGTGTCGGTAGGTGTGGTTCAGCTCGCGGCCTTCGGCTTCGTCGACCAGGCGGATGGTCATTTCCGAATCGGCGCTGCGCTGGCGCAGGGCTAGTTCGCACCAGCGACGGAAGGCAGCGTCATCGGGGGCAGCGGCGTCCGTGGCCCGTTGCAGGTCGAGTTCAAGCATCTTTGCCGGGTGCCTCGGGCTTGGCCTGACGGGCGTCGAAGCGGTCGTAGGCTTCGACGATGCGCTGCACCAATGGGTGGCGCACCACGTCCTTGGGCTGGAAATGGGTGAAGCTGATGCCCGGGACGTCCTTGAGCACCTCGATGACATGGGCCAGGCCCGACTTGGTGCCGCGCGGCAGGTCGACCTGGGTGATGTCGCCGGTGATCACCGCGGTCGAGCCGAAGCCGATGCGGGTGAGGAACATCTTCATCTG
Coding sequences:
- the lnt gene encoding apolipoprotein N-acyltransferase, which encodes MRWITRPGWPGNLLAMAAGASTLLALAPFDIWPLALLSIALFYAGLRTLTPRQALARGWCFGFGLYGAGTWWIYVSMNTYGGASPLLAILLLLAFFACLALFFALPAWLWARWLRRDEAPLADALSFAALWLLQEAFRGWFLTGFPWLYAGYSQLDGPLAGLAPLGGVWLVSFSLALTAALLCNLYRLRERRAFLAVGVLLLLAPWVVGLALKDHAWTTPAGDPLKVAALQGNVEQDLKWDPAHVNAQLALYRDMSFSSKPVDLLVWPETAVPVLKDQAQGYIDMMGAFAAERHSALITGVPVRQVVHQQRRYFNGITVTGEGDGTYLKQKLVPFGEYVPLQDMLRGLIEFFNLPMSDFARGPEDQPLLQAKGYQVAPYICYEVVYPEFAAGLAARSDLLLTISNDTWFGTSIGPLQHLQMAQMRALEAGRWMIRATNNGVTALIDPFGRITAQIPQFQRAVLYGEVVPMQQLTPYLQWRSWPLAIVCVLLLGWALLAGRIARTV
- a CDS encoding YdcF family protein, which produces MPLRFFLKQWLMPPGILFLLLLAAWWLRLRRPGLAAACFVLGLGGLWLMSLPLVVQQAARLLEGEPPLPEESWATLASRADAIVVLGAGRERGDPAWGGADQPSYLALERMRYAAQLAKVSGLPVLTSGGLHYGAPPSEARLMAERMQVDFGVRVTWEETASRTTWENAQFSAQVLQPLGIKRVVVVTQAWHMRRSRWSFEQAGFEVVPAPVGFLGRDHGRPFAGLLPESRAVWQSGLLLNEALGLLGYRLFY
- a CDS encoding HlyC/CorC family transporter, with protein sequence MSEDRSSNGQKSWLGKLTQAFAHEPKNRQELLELLREAHQNKLLDSEALTIVEGAIQVADLQVRDIMVPRSQMISIKASQSPREFLPAVIDAAHSRYPVIGESHDDVLGILLAKDLLPLILKENGDSFNIKDLLRPATFVPESKRLNVLLREFRANHNHMAVVIDEYGGVAGLVTIEDVLEQIVGDIEDEHDVEEDSYIKPLPSGDFLVKALTPIENFNGFFDSEFSDDEFDTVGGLVMSAFGHLPKRNETTEIGGYRFRILNADSRRIHLLRLTPINR
- the ybeY gene encoding rRNA maturation RNase YbeY, with translation MLELDLQRATDAAAPDDAAFRRWCELALRQRSADSEMTIRLVDEAEGRELNHTYRHKDYATNVLSFPADVPDELLDIPLLGDLVICVPVVEREAAEQGKALEAHWAHLVIHGCLHLLGYDHIEDEEAEEMEALERELLAELGHPDPYADDETESLTH